A portion of the Manihot esculenta cultivar AM560-2 chromosome 2, M.esculenta_v8, whole genome shotgun sequence genome contains these proteins:
- the LOC110609566 gene encoding carboxypeptidase SOL1 isoform X2, producing the protein MVNQYWRECEWSSTGNGFTEWVIEISDKPGVEEPEPAFKYIGNMHGDEPVGRELLIRLANWICDNYLKDPLATLIVDNVHLHILPSMNPDGFSLGRRGNANNIDLNRDFPDQFFPRNDDIDSRQPETRAIMNWLRKIQFTASASLHGGALVANYPWDGTEDKRRIYYRCPDDDTFRFMASTYSRSHRNMSLSTEFPGGITNGASWYPIYGGMQDWNYIHAGCFELTLEISDNKWPNADELSTLWEYNKMSLLNLIASVVKMGVHGRIFSSDRGRPLPGSIMIKGINYTIKAGRLFADYHRLLTPAKGYEVVASVSGYKSKTTGILLGEAGMSLDFILDPEGTPVENLRTTCDCSYCGMSKLENLWGFHLEFYYIILIVILAFLCFLFIRRMGFYFLNHRQSPKRSFQA; encoded by the exons ATGGTTAATCAGTATTGGAGAGAGTGTGAATGGAGTTCCACTGGTAATGGTTTCACTGAA TGGGTCATAGAGATCTCTGACAAGCCTGGGGTGGAAGAGCCTGAACCTGCATTCAAG TATATTGGAAATATGCATGGAGATGAGCCCGTTGGTCGCGAACTTCTGATACGTCTTGCAAACTGGATATGCGATAATTATCTGAAAGATCCCTTG GCCACATTGATAGTAGACAATGTTCACCTTCATATTCTTCCATCAATGAATCCTGATGGATTTTCATTAGGGCGGCGTGGTAATGCAAACAATATTGATCTAAATCGAGATTTTCCAGACCAG TTCTTTCCTCGGAATGATGACATAGACTCGCGACAACCAGAAACAAGAGCAATTATGAATTGGTTGAGAAAGATACAGTTCACAGCATCTGCCAGTTTGCATGGG GGTGCACTTGTTGCAAATTATCCATGGGATGGTACTGAGGATAAAAG GAGAATTTACTATAGATGTCCTGATGATGATACATTCCGGTTCATGGCAAGTACATATAGCCGTTCTCATCGTAACATGTCTTTGAGCACAGAATTTCCTGGAGGAATTACAAATGGAGCATCTTG GTACCCAATATATGGTGGAATGCAAGACTGGAACTATATACATGCTGGATGTTTTGAATTGACCTTGGAAATTAGTGATAACAAATGGCCTAATGCTGATGAG CTTTCTACACTTTGGGAATACAACAAAATGAGTCTATTAAACCTCATAGCCAGCGTTGTGAAG ATGGGAGTACACGGAAGGATATTTTCATCTGATAGAGGGAGGCCACTACCAGGTTCTATCATGATCAAGGGAATAAATTACACG ATTAAAGCTGGCAGATTGTTTGCTGATTACCATCGCTTGCTTACCCCAGCAAAGGGATATGAAG TTGTGGCCTCTGTCTCGGGGTACAAATCAAAGACGACGGGGATCCTTTTAGGAGAAGCAGGCATGAGTTTAGACTTTATTCTTGATCCAGAAGGCACACCTGTGGAGAATCTAAGAACTACCTGTGATTGCAGCTATTGTGGCATGTCCAAGCTTGAAAATTTGTGGGGGTTTCACttagaattttattatattattttgattgTCATTTTAGCTTTCCTCTGCTTTCTGTTTATAAGAAGAATGGGATTCTACTTTTTAAACCATAGACAGTCGCCAAAGAGGTCATTCCAAGCATGA
- the LOC110609566 gene encoding carboxypeptidase SOL1 isoform X3 produces MEWLISIGESVNGVPLWVIEISDKPGVEEPEPAFKYIGNMHGDEPVGRELLIRLANWICDNYLKDPLATLIVDNVHLHILPSMNPDGFSLGRRGNANNIDLNRDFPDQFFPRNDDIDSRQPETRAIMNWLRKIQFTASASLHGGALVANYPWDGTEDKRRIYYRCPDDDTFRFMASTYSRSHRNMSLSTEFPGGITNGASWYPIYGGMQDWNYIHAGCFELTLEISDNKWPNADELSTLWEYNKMSLLNLIASVVKMGVHGRIFSSDRGRPLPGSIMIKGINYTIKAGRLFADYHRLLTPAKGYEVVASVSGYKSKTTGILLGEAGMSLDFILDPEGTPVENLRTTCDCSYCGMSKLENLWGFHLEFYYIILIVILAFLCFLFIRRMGFYFLNHRQSPKRSFQA; encoded by the exons ATGGAATGGTTAATCAGTATTGGAGAGAGTGTGAATGGAGTTCCACTG TGGGTCATAGAGATCTCTGACAAGCCTGGGGTGGAAGAGCCTGAACCTGCATTCAAG TATATTGGAAATATGCATGGAGATGAGCCCGTTGGTCGCGAACTTCTGATACGTCTTGCAAACTGGATATGCGATAATTATCTGAAAGATCCCTTG GCCACATTGATAGTAGACAATGTTCACCTTCATATTCTTCCATCAATGAATCCTGATGGATTTTCATTAGGGCGGCGTGGTAATGCAAACAATATTGATCTAAATCGAGATTTTCCAGACCAG TTCTTTCCTCGGAATGATGACATAGACTCGCGACAACCAGAAACAAGAGCAATTATGAATTGGTTGAGAAAGATACAGTTCACAGCATCTGCCAGTTTGCATGGG GGTGCACTTGTTGCAAATTATCCATGGGATGGTACTGAGGATAAAAG GAGAATTTACTATAGATGTCCTGATGATGATACATTCCGGTTCATGGCAAGTACATATAGCCGTTCTCATCGTAACATGTCTTTGAGCACAGAATTTCCTGGAGGAATTACAAATGGAGCATCTTG GTACCCAATATATGGTGGAATGCAAGACTGGAACTATATACATGCTGGATGTTTTGAATTGACCTTGGAAATTAGTGATAACAAATGGCCTAATGCTGATGAG CTTTCTACACTTTGGGAATACAACAAAATGAGTCTATTAAACCTCATAGCCAGCGTTGTGAAG ATGGGAGTACACGGAAGGATATTTTCATCTGATAGAGGGAGGCCACTACCAGGTTCTATCATGATCAAGGGAATAAATTACACG ATTAAAGCTGGCAGATTGTTTGCTGATTACCATCGCTTGCTTACCCCAGCAAAGGGATATGAAG TTGTGGCCTCTGTCTCGGGGTACAAATCAAAGACGACGGGGATCCTTTTAGGAGAAGCAGGCATGAGTTTAGACTTTATTCTTGATCCAGAAGGCACACCTGTGGAGAATCTAAGAACTACCTGTGATTGCAGCTATTGTGGCATGTCCAAGCTTGAAAATTTGTGGGGGTTTCACttagaattttattatattattttgattgTCATTTTAGCTTTCCTCTGCTTTCTGTTTATAAGAAGAATGGGATTCTACTTTTTAAACCATAGACAGTCGCCAAAGAGGTCATTCCAAGCATGA
- the LOC110609566 gene encoding carboxypeptidase SOL1 isoform X1 yields MKIPFCVIFFSLGFSFFLPSSVARGGERSSLRSGTNNVSWYANSARRFLVEGDKSQGSVDKARGYLSNSDLEKAVKEFGKRCSNISKIYSIGESVNGVPLWVIEISDKPGVEEPEPAFKYIGNMHGDEPVGRELLIRLANWICDNYLKDPLATLIVDNVHLHILPSMNPDGFSLGRRGNANNIDLNRDFPDQFFPRNDDIDSRQPETRAIMNWLRKIQFTASASLHGGALVANYPWDGTEDKRRIYYRCPDDDTFRFMASTYSRSHRNMSLSTEFPGGITNGASWYPIYGGMQDWNYIHAGCFELTLEISDNKWPNADELSTLWEYNKMSLLNLIASVVKMGVHGRIFSSDRGRPLPGSIMIKGINYTIKAGRLFADYHRLLTPAKGYEVVASVSGYKSKTTGILLGEAGMSLDFILDPEGTPVENLRTTCDCSYCGMSKLENLWGFHLEFYYIILIVILAFLCFLFIRRMGFYFLNHRQSPKRSFQA; encoded by the exons atgaaaatcccctTTTGTGTCATCTTTTTCTCTCTTggtttctctttttttctccCATCATCCGTCGCCAGAGGCGGAGAACGTTCTTCTCTGCGTTCAG GCACTAATAATGTCAGTTGGTATGCGAATTCTGCTAGGCGGTTTCTAGTTGAGGGTGACAAATCTCAGGGAAG TGTTGATAAGGCTCGTGGATACTTGAGTAACTCTGATCTTGAAAAGGCTGTGAAGGAATTTGGGAAAAGATGCAGTAACATTTCTAAGATTTATAG TATTGGAGAGAGTGTGAATGGAGTTCCACTG TGGGTCATAGAGATCTCTGACAAGCCTGGGGTGGAAGAGCCTGAACCTGCATTCAAG TATATTGGAAATATGCATGGAGATGAGCCCGTTGGTCGCGAACTTCTGATACGTCTTGCAAACTGGATATGCGATAATTATCTGAAAGATCCCTTG GCCACATTGATAGTAGACAATGTTCACCTTCATATTCTTCCATCAATGAATCCTGATGGATTTTCATTAGGGCGGCGTGGTAATGCAAACAATATTGATCTAAATCGAGATTTTCCAGACCAG TTCTTTCCTCGGAATGATGACATAGACTCGCGACAACCAGAAACAAGAGCAATTATGAATTGGTTGAGAAAGATACAGTTCACAGCATCTGCCAGTTTGCATGGG GGTGCACTTGTTGCAAATTATCCATGGGATGGTACTGAGGATAAAAG GAGAATTTACTATAGATGTCCTGATGATGATACATTCCGGTTCATGGCAAGTACATATAGCCGTTCTCATCGTAACATGTCTTTGAGCACAGAATTTCCTGGAGGAATTACAAATGGAGCATCTTG GTACCCAATATATGGTGGAATGCAAGACTGGAACTATATACATGCTGGATGTTTTGAATTGACCTTGGAAATTAGTGATAACAAATGGCCTAATGCTGATGAG CTTTCTACACTTTGGGAATACAACAAAATGAGTCTATTAAACCTCATAGCCAGCGTTGTGAAG ATGGGAGTACACGGAAGGATATTTTCATCTGATAGAGGGAGGCCACTACCAGGTTCTATCATGATCAAGGGAATAAATTACACG ATTAAAGCTGGCAGATTGTTTGCTGATTACCATCGCTTGCTTACCCCAGCAAAGGGATATGAAG TTGTGGCCTCTGTCTCGGGGTACAAATCAAAGACGACGGGGATCCTTTTAGGAGAAGCAGGCATGAGTTTAGACTTTATTCTTGATCCAGAAGGCACACCTGTGGAGAATCTAAGAACTACCTGTGATTGCAGCTATTGTGGCATGTCCAAGCTTGAAAATTTGTGGGGGTTTCACttagaattttattatattattttgattgTCATTTTAGCTTTCCTCTGCTTTCTGTTTATAAGAAGAATGGGATTCTACTTTTTAAACCATAGACAGTCGCCAAAGAGGTCATTCCAAGCATGA
- the LOC122723128 gene encoding LOW QUALITY PROTEIN: tryptophan aminotransferase-related protein 4-like (The sequence of the model RefSeq protein was modified relative to this genomic sequence to represent the inferred CDS: deleted 1 base in 1 codon), with product MSKIESSTKSHHHVVCLVLSLIINLLFIYKWYAGSEGWHPDESNWTKKAATEAEAVAAVSCSGHGKAYLDGLILDHKQQPICECNSCYGGLDCSQLFSDCTVNADGGDPLFLEPFWVKHAASSALVVAGWHRMSYTYGDQSFTSQELERHIRKLHDIVGNAVTQGKYIVFGAGSTQLLSAAVHALSSYNASSLARVVASIPFYPVYKEQTDFFRSVDFRFQGDASLWKNNSETSTDHMIEFVTSPNNPDGQLNKAILQGQNVKAIYDHAYYWPHFTAIPAPADEDVMLFTLSKLTGHAGSRFGWAMLKDKAVYERMERYLKLNTMGVSRETQLRALKLLKVVLQGLGGEEDIFEFGYQTMRKRWERFSKMISVSKRLSLQKIPPQYCIFSQKVKEASPAYAWVKCEREEDKDCYEVLEAGNIRGRQGGLFFAGDSYVRLSLLRSQDDFDLLIQKLSQLVYEEEGSESI from the exons atgagtAAAATAGAAAGCTCAACAAAATCCCACCACCATGTTGTATGCTTAGTGTTGTCGTTAATAATTAATCTGTTGTTTATATACAAGTGGTACGCAGGCAGTGAAGGTTGGCATCCTGATGAGAGTAACTGGACGAAGAAAGCCGCAACAGAAGCTGAGGCAGTGGCAGCCGTCTCTTGCTCCGGCCACGGCAAAGCCTACTTGGACGGACTCATTCTTGATCACAAACAGCAACCCATCTGTGAGTGTAATAGTTGCTATGGTGGTCTTGACTGCTCTCAGCTGTTTTCTGATTGTACTGTAAACGCTGATGG TGGAGATCCACTATTCTTGGAGCCCTTCTGGGTGAAGCATGCAGCTAGCAGTGCACTTGTAGTAGCAGGCTGGCATCGGATGAGTTACACCTACGGTGATCAGTCCTTTACCTCTCAAGAGCTGGAGAGACACATCCGCAAGCTTCATGACATTGTAGGGAATGCAGTAACACAAGGAAAATACATTGTTTTTGGTGCTGGCTCAACCCAACTCCTCAGTGCTGCAGTTCATGCTTTATCCTCTTATAATGCCTCATCCCTTGCCAGAGTTGTAGCTTCAATCCCCTTTTACCCC GTTTACAAAGAACAGACAGATTTTTTCCGGTCGGTGGATTTCAGGTTTCAGGGGGATGCATCCTTGTGGAAAAACAATTCAGAGACGAGTACAGATCATATGATTGAGTTTGTAACTTCTCCGAACAACCCTGATGGCCAGCTGAACAAGGCAATTCTCCAGGGCCAAAATGTCAAAGCAATTTATGATCATGCCTATTACTGGCCTCACTTCACAGCTATTCCAGCTCCAGCAGATGAAGATGTGATGCTATTTACGCTCTCTAAGCTCACTGGCCATGCTGGCTCTAGATTTGG ATGGGCAATGTTAAAGGATAAAGCAGTGTATGAAAGGATGGAAagatatttgaaattaaatacaATG GGGGTTTCTCGGGAAACTCAATTAAGAGCTTTGAAGCTCCTGAAAGTAGTCCTTCAAGGCCTAGGAGGAGAAGAGGATATTTTTGAATTTGGATATCAAACAATGAGGAAACGTTGGGAAAGATTTAGTAAGATGATTTCAGTGTCAAAGCGTTTGTCTCTTCAGAAAATACCACCCCAGTACTGCATATTTTCCCAGAAAGTTAAGGAAGCTTCACCAG CATATGCATGGGTGAAGTGTGAAAGAGAAGAAGATAAAGACTGTTATGAAGTCCTTGAAGCAGGCAATATCAGAGGTCGGCAAGGTGGCCTGTTCTTTGCTGGAGATAGCTATGTGCGTCTCAGCCTGCTTAGAAGCCAAGATGATTTTGATTTATTGATTCAGAAGTTAAGCCAGTTGGTCTATGAGGAAGAAGGTTCAGAAAGCATATGA
- the LOC110609029 gene encoding WD repeat-containing protein PCN-like, with protein MLEAAYRNSSIQWKPSPVVALATSADDSQVAAAREDGSLEIWLVSPGSVGWHCQLTIHGDPNSRVSSLVWCRDGSKGLPCGRLFSSSIDGSVSEWDLFHLKQKTVLESIAVSIWQMAVEPSSNPPSQKDLKPKNVENGYLNNKQNDTDDYPFSESEDDSDSDEPHEQSVVEDPRVAIACDDGCVRIYTIPDSDELIYNKTLPRVSGRVLSVAWSADASKIYSGSSDGFIRCWDAKVGHEMYRITVGLGGVGSGPELCVWSLLALRCGTLVSADSAGSVQFWDSQHGTLLQAHSSHKGGVNALAAAPSHNRVFSAGSDGQVILYKLSSETVGSSEDVSAKVMKKWVYVGYVRAHTHDVRALTVAVPISREDPLPDEKVKRPRSRKRPIDFSYRKWAHLGVPMLISAGDDTKLFAYSAKEFTKFSPHDICPAPQRVPIQLVLNTVFNRNSLLLVQGSYWLDILCVRVKSGIMPDAGPGPSSGYANTDLLARIKTKASRKIICSTISNAGTLFAYSDHVKPNLFELKKHSGKTAWAVNKKQLPQKLPYAHSMIFSSDSSRLMIAGHDRRIYVVDVGSLELVHTFTPQHEECDEELPPTEPPITKMFTSGDGQWLAAVNCFGDVYIFNLETQRQHWFISRLDGASVTAGGFPPQNNNVLVVTTSSNQVYAFDVEAKQLGEWSMRHTFVLPRRYQEFPGEVIGLSFLPLSSPPSVIIYSARAMCLINFGMPVDREEDNDLINSQHSPFKKLQNTLLNGKLKRRLKDCQTEVKHPKNFEFLAFRDPVLFIGNLSENSILIMDKPWMDVVKSLDAAPVHRHIYGT; from the exons ATGCTCGAAGCTGCTTACAGGAACAGCTCAATCCAGTGGAAGCCATCTCCTGTTGTAGCTCTAGCCACCAGCGCAGATGACTCCCAGGTCGCTGCTGCTCGTGAGGATGGCTCACTCGAGATTTGGCTTGTGTCTCCTGGCTCCGTTGGCTGGCACTGTCAGCTG ACTATTCATGGAGACCCTAATTCGAGAGTTTCATCACTCGTTTGGTGTCGAGATGGCTCAAAAGGATTGCCTTGTGGCAGGTTGTTCTCGTCAAGTATTGATGGTTCAGTTTCGGAATGGGATCTTTTTCACTTGAAGCAGAAG ACTGTCCTAGAGTCAATTGCTGTCTCAATTTGGCAGATGGCAGTGGAACCTTCTAGTAATCCACCAAGTCAAAAAGATCTTAAACCCAAGAACGTTGAAAAtggatatttaaataataaacagAATGATACTGATGATTATCCATTCAGTGAAAGTGAAGATGATTCAGACTCTGATGAACCTCACGAGCAATCCGTTGTTGAGGATCCACGCGTAGCAATTGCTTGTGATGATGGCTGTGTGCGGATATACACTATTCCTGACTCAGatgaattaatatataataaaacgtTGCCAAGGGTCAGTG GGCGAGTTTTAAGTGTGGCGTGGAGTGCTGATGCAAGTAAGATATATTCAGGGAGTAGTGATGG ATTTATAAGGTGCTGGGATGCTAAAGTGGGTCATGAGATGTACAGGATTACAGTTGGGCTTGGTGGCGTGGGTAGTGGACCTGAACTTTGTGTATGGTCCTTACTTGCTCTGAG ATGTGGGACCCTTGTTAGTGCAGACAGTGCTGGTAGTGTTCAATTTTGGGACTCTCAGCATGGGACACTGTTGCAGGCACATTCTTCTCACAAAGGGGGTGTGAATGCTCTGGCAGCTGCTCCTAGTCATAACAGGGTGTTCTCCGCTGGATCTGACGGTCAG GTTATTCTTTATAAGCTTTCTAGTGAGACGGTTGGATCTAGTGAAGATGTGTCTGCAAAAGTGATGAAGAAATGGGTATATGTTGGTTATGTAAGAGCTCACACGCATGATGTTAGGGCATTGACAGTTGCGGTGCCAATCAGTCGGGAAG ATCCGTTGCCTGATGAAAAGGTAAAAAGACCTCGTAGTAGAAAGAGGCCCATTGATTTTAGTTATCGTAAGTGGGCCCATCTGGGAGTTCCCATGCTGATCTCTGCTGGTGATGACACAAAGCTGTTTGCCTATTCTGCCAAGGAATTCACCAAGTTCTCTCCTCATGATATCTGCCCTGCACCACAGAGAGTGCCTATTCAGTTAGTTCTTAATACTGTATTCAACAGGAATTCTTTGCTTCTAGTTCAAGGATCTTATTGGCTAGATATTCTCTGTGTTCGTGTGAAAAGTGGGATCATGCCAGATGCTGGTCCTGGCCCCTCTAGTGGTTATGCAAATACGGATTTGCTGGCTCGAATTAAAACTAAAGCATCTCGGAAGATCATATGCAGCACCATTTCTAATGCGGGAACATTGTTTGCTTATTCAGACCATGTTAAACCCAATCTTTTTGAATTGAAGAAGCATAGTGGCAAAACTGCTTGGGCTGTTAATAAAAAGCAACTTCCTCAGAAATTACCATATGCTCATTCCATGATTTTTAGTTCTGATTCTTCTAGGCTGATGATTGCAGGGCATGATAGAAGAATATat GTTGTGGACGTGGGCAGCTTGGAACTAGTACATACTTTCACCCCTCAGCATGAAGAATGTGATGAGGAATTACCACCCACTGAGCCCCCTATAACTAAAATGTTCACCAGTGGTGATGGACAGTGGTTAGCTGCTGTCAATTGCTTTGGagatgtatatatttttaatctgGAGACGCAAAG GCAGCATTGGTTTATATCAAGATTGGATGGTGCCTCTGTTACAGCTGGTGGTTTTCCTCCTCAAAATAACAATGTTCTTGTAGTCACCACCTCTTCAAACCAGGTTTATGCATTTGACGTGGAGGCAAAACAGTTGGGAGAATGGTCCATGCGGCATACATTTGTTCTGCCCAGGAGATACCAAGAATTTCCCGGGGAGGTTATAGGGCTCTCATTCTTACCTTTATCAAGTCCACCTTCTGTTATCATTTACAGTGCCAG GGCAATGTGCTTGATTAACTTTGGGATGCCAGTCGATCGCGAGGAGGACAATGATTTGATAAACAGTCAGCATTCTCCATTCAAGAAGTTACAAAATACTCTTCTTAACGGGAAATTGAAGCGGAGGTTAAAAGACTGTCAAACAGAGGTTAAACAtccaaaaaattttgaatttctcgCATTCAGAGATCCTGTTTTATTTATTGGAAACCTTTCTGAAAATTCAATCTTGATTATGGACAAACCATGGATGGATGTGGTTAAGAGTTTGGATGCCGCTCCTGTACACAGACATATATATGGGACATAA